A genome region from Armatimonadota bacterium includes the following:
- a CDS encoding carbon-nitrogen hydrolase family protein, with translation MSKSADREVVVAAVQMDVIQGLPARNSAVMAERLSAAAESGARLVVFPECAHNGYVFGGAGEARDAAAPPGHGWMRHLEAACAAHDVWVVAGFLERFDDRLHNSAAVIGPSGLLGIYRKTHLPLLGVDRYVHAGEEIPVFDLPFCRLGVLICYDIRFPEACRTLALKGADVLAVPTNWHQGAESAPEFLTRTRAWENRIWVVACNRVGTERGVRFIGRSQIVSPAGRVLAEAGGNEPETIAAAIVPAEARCKRLVVAPGEFEMDPIGDRRPEIYTV, from the coding sequence ATGAGCAAGAGTGCCGACCGCGAAGTGGTGGTTGCCGCCGTCCAGATGGACGTGATCCAGGGGTTGCCTGCACGCAACAGCGCGGTGATGGCGGAGCGCCTGAGCGCCGCCGCGGAAAGCGGCGCGCGACTGGTAGTGTTTCCCGAGTGTGCACATAATGGTTACGTTTTTGGCGGGGCTGGAGAGGCGCGAGACGCGGCCGCGCCTCCTGGACACGGCTGGATGCGGCATCTGGAGGCGGCGTGCGCAGCTCACGACGTTTGGGTCGTGGCTGGGTTTCTCGAGCGTTTTGATGACCGGCTGCACAACTCCGCCGCGGTTATTGGGCCTTCCGGATTGCTGGGTATCTACCGTAAGACACATCTACCATTGCTAGGTGTAGACCGGTATGTGCACGCTGGCGAGGAGATTCCGGTATTCGATCTGCCGTTTTGCCGGCTTGGCGTGCTGATTTGCTACGACATCCGGTTTCCCGAAGCGTGCCGGACACTGGCGCTGAAGGGGGCCGACGTGCTGGCGGTGCCTACCAACTGGCACCAGGGCGCCGAGAGCGCCCCGGAGTTCCTGACCAGAACGCGCGCGTGGGAGAATCGCATCTGGGTTGTGGCATGCAACCGGGTGGGCACGGAGCGGGGCGTTCGGTTCATCGGCCGCAGCCAGATTGTGTCGCCGGCTGGCAGGGTTCTGGCAGAGGCCGGCGGTAACGAACCGGAAACGATCGCCGCAGCTATTGTGCCGGCTGAGGCCCGGTGCAAGCGACTGGTGGTGGCGCCCGGCGAATTCGAGATGGACCCGATCGGAGACCGGCGCCCGGAGATCTATACGGTGTGA
- a CDS encoding tetratricopeptide repeat protein, translated as MSSETTYTPNGSERSPEAGLREALEHMERIRGPEHADVAWPLMALADYLRGQGSWEEALQTYTRALRIRESALGEQHLEVAKVYNAIGSLHRARGLYSAAEPFFRHALEIRQRAAGPASELAAASLNNLGALQHSLGQYGEADKLVREALQIRESIYGVTDPRLASCVTNLAVVQGDLGDYRVARETAERSLALRGGAVPPDDVDRALSLIVLSGAHHRMGEWQEAERLARQALAIRQKQLGAEHSSVAGAQLALAEVMLDTGRAGEAQAAASAALEIRQAQLPAQHPDIKLAQLVLARAMAAGSMKDEAVSQLEHLAAEAGSPEHASHPAVANIWLALAVARGEAREALVAAQTGLAIRERLLGPMHPATAEATAMVAHHQVRRGELDGACEPLQHAIDVLGGLLPEGHPTLRSARADLALCMINSGNLVQAAGELRLADRRLAGAPPSIELDAAIEAMRDQCLNAPATAAAADFTSQPPAAPAQRPAVAPLLYEVGAPDPAAVPFDIPEPSGFRVSPEVTAAVPPSQHADYAPAAPLYDPEPEEVAASSTESDGGSTAVESAAPDPWSAETADQPVNQSAEEAVEPAAVQPDATEPLYVRPLADYGADPAIAGAPPVEETRANPDPPAATTPEEPAPPAATRQPERHEPDPAPVFTAAPGIQGEDTTSQPPTEVAEVSGPLDDPEAAGMVDDADLSDAEARITGLIRQYAAQSGANSPHVADAMMLLGRLRSTQGRHDEAAGLYRHSLAIHRAAAAPDDAAVASALSRLAGELVRLEGQGAVRELVDAELRRLQRRYGAESRLYAARAQNLAVLCEAVGASGR; from the coding sequence ATGTCATCTGAAACTACCTATACACCAAACGGCTCGGAACGCAGTCCGGAAGCAGGCCTCCGCGAAGCTCTGGAGCACATGGAGCGGATTCGCGGCCCCGAACATGCCGATGTGGCCTGGCCCCTGATGGCTCTGGCCGATTACCTGCGCGGGCAGGGCAGCTGGGAAGAGGCTCTACAGACCTATACGCGCGCGCTGCGGATTCGCGAGTCGGCGCTGGGCGAGCAGCACCTTGAAGTCGCAAAGGTCTACAACGCAATAGGCAGCCTGCACCGCGCCCGTGGCCTCTATTCCGCGGCCGAGCCGTTCTTCCGGCACGCCCTGGAAATCCGGCAGCGCGCCGCCGGCCCGGCGAGCGAGTTGGCGGCCGCCAGCCTGAACAACCTCGGGGCGCTGCAGCACAGCCTCGGCCAATACGGCGAGGCGGACAAGCTGGTTCGCGAGGCGCTGCAGATTCGCGAGTCGATCTATGGCGTCACAGATCCGCGGCTCGCCTCTTGCGTCACGAACCTTGCCGTGGTTCAAGGCGATCTTGGCGACTATCGAGTCGCCCGGGAAACGGCCGAGCGCAGCCTTGCGCTTCGCGGTGGCGCGGTGCCTCCCGATGACGTGGATCGCGCCCTGAGCCTCATCGTCCTCTCCGGCGCCCACCACAGGATGGGCGAGTGGCAAGAAGCGGAACGGCTGGCGCGTCAGGCCTTGGCCATTCGGCAGAAGCAGTTAGGAGCCGAGCACTCCAGCGTCGCCGGGGCGCAGTTGGCGCTGGCGGAAGTGATGCTCGACACCGGCCGTGCGGGGGAGGCGCAGGCAGCGGCTTCCGCCGCGCTGGAGATACGGCAGGCACAGTTACCGGCTCAGCATCCCGATATCAAGCTGGCCCAGCTCGTGCTGGCGCGCGCGATGGCGGCGGGCAGCATGAAGGATGAAGCCGTCTCCCAACTTGAGCATCTTGCCGCCGAAGCCGGCAGCCCGGAGCATGCCTCGCATCCCGCAGTGGCAAACATCTGGCTGGCCCTGGCTGTTGCGCGCGGTGAAGCTCGCGAAGCGCTGGTGGCGGCACAGACAGGACTCGCGATCCGCGAGCGTCTGCTCGGCCCAATGCACCCCGCCACGGCGGAGGCCACCGCGATGGTGGCGCACCACCAGGTTCGGCGTGGCGAACTCGACGGCGCATGTGAACCGCTCCAGCATGCAATTGATGTGCTCGGCGGATTGCTGCCTGAGGGGCACCCAACACTCCGCTCTGCCCGCGCCGACCTTGCGCTGTGCATGATCAATTCCGGGAATCTGGTGCAGGCTGCCGGCGAGCTGCGGCTTGCCGATCGGCGGCTGGCCGGCGCGCCGCCCTCTATCGAGCTGGATGCCGCCATCGAGGCGATGCGCGATCAGTGCCTTAATGCACCGGCAACGGCCGCCGCAGCGGACTTTACGTCGCAGCCCCCTGCGGCGCCGGCGCAGCGACCGGCGGTTGCGCCGCTGTTGTATGAGGTAGGTGCGCCGGATCCGGCGGCCGTGCCGTTCGACATTCCCGAGCCGTCAGGCTTTCGCGTTTCACCGGAGGTGACCGCCGCCGTGCCGCCGTCGCAGCACGCAGATTACGCTCCTGCAGCGCCGTTGTACGATCCGGAACCGGAGGAGGTCGCAGCTTCGTCGACCGAATCGGACGGCGGTTCAACGGCCGTGGAATCGGCGGCGCCGGATCCGTGGAGTGCAGAGACTGCCGATCAGCCGGTGAACCAGAGCGCTGAAGAGGCAGTCGAGCCGGCTGCGGTCCAACCCGACGCCACCGAGCCCCTGTACGTGCGACCATTAGCGGACTATGGCGCCGATCCCGCAATCGCCGGTGCGCCGCCGGTCGAGGAGACGCGCGCAAATCCGGATCCCCCCGCCGCGACCACTCCCGAGGAGCCGGCTCCGCCGGCTGCCACGCGACAACCGGAACGCCACGAACCCGACCCCGCGCCGGTGTTCACAGCCGCTCCCGGCATTCAAGGAGAGGACACCACCAGCCAGCCTCCGACCGAAGTGGCTGAGGTTTCCGGGCCGCTGGACGACCCGGAAGCGGCGGGTATGGTCGACGATGCCGATTTGAGCGATGCCGAGGCCAGGATAACCGGCCTCATACGGCAATATGCAGCGCAATCGGGCGCGAATTCGCCGCATGTTGCCGACGCGATGATGTTGCTTGGCAGGCTTCGTTCCACACAGGGCCGCCACGATGAGGCAGCCGGGCTGTATCGTCACAGCCTTGCGATCCACCGGGCGGCTGCCGCGCCGGATGATGCGGCGGTGGCCAGTGCGCTGTCACGCCTGGCGGGCGAACTCGTGCGTCTGGAGGGGCAGGGCGCGGTACGCGAACTCGTCGATGCCGAACTCAGACGGCTGCAGCGCCGCTACGGCGCCGAGAGCCGCCTGTACGCCGCCCGCGCCCAGAACCTTGCCGTCCTTTGTGAAGCCGTTGGCGCCTCCGGGCGCTGA
- a CDS encoding DUF91 domain-containing protein: MSDLKLFQLSADQAAEIKGEASDLEKPLQTLIEQNLETLLAVRFLATEHSTGKEHAGRIDTLGLDENMSPVILEYKRSLNENVINQGLFYLDWLMGHQADFTLLVQNRYGKETADAVDWTGPRLICIAGDFTKYDEHAVNQMGRNIALIRYRRFGPNLLLLELVNSTVTSTHSQGKTGPAKSGLSDWSADWSACWAKHPTMHELYLTIEAYILSLGDDVRVNQAKMYIAFKRIKNFAELSVTQQRILLHLHLDPEKYAVPPEQGRDVRNIGTYAPGLLQLFIRGREDIDRAKPLILRSYEGG, translated from the coding sequence TTGAGCGACCTTAAGCTATTCCAACTGTCAGCCGACCAAGCCGCCGAAATCAAGGGCGAAGCCTCCGACCTTGAGAAGCCACTTCAAACGCTCATCGAGCAAAACCTCGAGACGCTCCTGGCAGTGCGGTTCCTCGCGACCGAACACTCCACTGGCAAGGAGCACGCCGGACGAATCGATACGCTTGGCCTGGACGAGAACATGAGCCCGGTGATCCTCGAATACAAGCGTTCTCTTAACGAAAACGTGATCAACCAGGGCCTCTTCTATTTGGACTGGCTAATGGGTCACCAAGCCGACTTCACGCTGCTTGTCCAAAATCGTTACGGCAAGGAAACCGCAGACGCCGTAGATTGGACCGGCCCTCGGCTTATCTGCATCGCCGGAGACTTCACGAAGTATGACGAGCACGCCGTCAATCAGATGGGCCGTAACATCGCGCTAATCCGCTACCGCAGGTTCGGTCCCAACTTGCTGCTGTTGGAACTCGTGAACTCTACTGTCACCTCCACGCACTCGCAAGGCAAGACCGGACCCGCGAAGTCCGGCCTGTCCGATTGGAGCGCGGACTGGAGCGCCTGCTGGGCCAAACATCCGACGATGCATGAACTGTATCTGACGATAGAGGCCTATATCCTATCGTTGGGGGACGACGTCCGAGTTAACCAGGCGAAGATGTACATCGCCTTCAAACGGATCAAGAACTTCGCGGAGCTTTCCGTTACCCAGCAGAGGATCCTGTTGCATCTCCACCTGGACCCTGAAAAGTACGCTGTGCCACCGGAACAGGGTCGCGATGTCAGAAACATTGGCACCTATGCGCCGGGCCTTCTGCAGCTGTTTATCCGTGGCCGGGAGGACATAGACCGAGCGAAGCCTCTTATCCTGAGGAGTTACGAAGGTGGTTGA
- a CDS encoding recombinase family protein, translated as MRVSYARVATQDLNLELQRHALTNAKCEPILEDKQSGANADTPGLVDAVASMRSGRPDGPRTGQVRLRDQLQPSAYRAQASSPHYKRSAPS; from the coding sequence ATGCGAGTCAGTTACGCGAGAGTCGCAACGCAAGACCTGAATCTTGAGCTTCAGAGACATGCGCTCACTAACGCGAAGTGCGAGCCCATCCTCGAAGACAAACAGAGCGGTGCTAACGCTGACACTCCGGGGCTGGTCGACGCGGTCGCCTCCATGCGTTCCGGACGGCCGGATGGACCGCGAACGGGCCAAGTTAGGCTACGAGATCAACTTCAACCGTCTGCTTATCGTGCACAAGCTTCCTCGCCCCACTACAAGAGATCGGCGCCGAGCTGA